The Vulpes vulpes isolate BD-2025 chromosome 10, VulVul3, whole genome shotgun sequence genome has a window encoding:
- the PRODH gene encoding proline dehydrogenase 1, mitochondrial isoform X2 has product MKMTFYGQFVAGEDQESIRPVIQHNRAFGVGSILDYGVEEDLSPEEAERKEMESCTSAAEREGSGTSKRERQYQAHPAFGDRRDGVISARTYFYASEAKCDSHMETFLRCIEASGGASDDGFSAIKLTALGRPQFLLQFSDVLTKWRRFFHQMAAEQGKTGLAAMDTKLEVAVLQESVAKMGIASRTEIENWFTAETLGVSGTLDLLDWNSLIDSRTELSKHLVVPNMQTGQLEPLLSRFTEEEELQLTRMLQRMDILAKKAAEMGVRLMVDAEQTYFQPAISRLTLEMQRKFNVEKPLIFNTYQCYLKDAYDNVTLDVELARREGWCFGAKLVRGAYMAQERTRAAEIGYEDPINPTYEATNAMYHRCLNYVLEELKHNSKAKVMVASHNEDTVHFTLRRMEELGLYPADRQVYFGQLLGMCDQISFPLGQAGFPVYKYVPYGPVMDVLPYLSRRALENSGVMKGAWRERQLLWQELKRRIRTGSLFHRPA; this is encoded by the exons ATGAAGATGACCTTCTACGGGCAGTTTGTGGCCGGCGAGGACCAGGAGTCCATCCGGCCTGTGATCCAGCACAACAGGGCATTTGGAGTGGGCTCCATCTTGGACTATGGGGTGGAGGAGGATCTGAGCCCCGAGGAGGCCGAGCGCAAGGAGATGGA GTCCTGTACTTCGGCTGCTGAGAGGGAGGGCAGTG GTACGAGTAAGAGGGAGAGGCAGTACCAGGCCCACCCGGCCTTCGGAGACCGCAGGGACGGTGTCATCAGTGCCCGCACCTACTTCTATGCCAGTGAAGCCAAGTGTGACAGCCACATGGAGACGTTCCTGCGCTGCATCGAGGCTTCAG GCGGAGCCAGTGATGATGGCTTCTCAGCTATCAAGCTCACTGCGCTGGGGAGACCTCAGTTTCTG CTGCAGTTCTCAGACGTGCTGACCAAGTGGAGACGATTCTTTCACCAAATGGCTGCAGAGCAAGGGAAGACTGGTCTGGCTGCCATGGATACCAAGTTGGAGGTGGCTGTGCTACAG GAAAGTGTGGCAAAGATGGGCATCGCCTCCAGGACGGAGATTGAGAACTGGTTCACTGCGGAGACCCTGGGCGTGTCTGG CACCCTGGACCTGCTGGACTGGAACAGCCTCATCGACAGCAGGACCGAGCTCTCCAAGCACCTGGTGGTTCCTAACATGCAG ACAGGACAGCTGGAGCCTCTGCTGTCACGGTTTACTGAGGAGGAAGAGCTGCAGCTGACGAGGATGCTGCAGAGGATGGACATCCTGGCCAAG AAAGCTGCCGAGATGGGCGTGAGGCTGATGGTGGACGCCGAGCAGACGTACTTCCAGCCGGCCATCAGCCGCCTGACGCTGGAAATGCAGCGCAAGTTCAACGTGGAGAAGCCGCTCATATTCAACACGTACCAGTGCTACCTCAAG GACGCCTATGACAACGTCACCCTGGACGTGGAGCTGGCTCGCCGTGAAGGCTGGTGCTTTGGGGCCAAGCTAGTGCGTGGTGCCTACATGGCCCAGGAACGTACCCGCGCCGCAGAGATCGGCTACGAGGACCCCATCAACCCTACGTACGAGGCCACCAATGCCATGTACCACAG GTGCCTCAACTATGTCCTGGAGGAGCTGAAGCACAACAGCAAGGCCAAAGTGATGGTGGCCTCCCACAATGAAGACACGGTTCACTTCACGCTGCGCAG GATGGAGGAGCTTGGCCTGTACCCTGCCGATCGCCAGGTGTACTTTGGACAGCTACTGGGCATGTGCGACCAGATCAGCTTCCCACTAG GCCAGGCCGGGTTTCCTGTGTACAAGTACGTGCCCTATGGCCCTGTGATGGATGTGCTGCCCTACCTATCTCGGCGTGCCCTGGAGAACAGCGGCGTCATGAAGGGCGCCTGGCGGGAGCGGCAGCTGCTGTGGCAGGAGCTCAAGCGGAGGATCCGCACAGGCAGCCTCTTCCACCGACCAGCCTAG
- the PRODH gene encoding proline dehydrogenase 1, mitochondrial isoform X3 — translation MAARRLVSALRSGPARVAPLSTAPAARERPAAGRGAAPGCGAAEAARPPWPVVDFGSPREAYRSRRSGELVRGWLVLRLCASPWLLAHHEQLLHLTRRLLGQRLFEKLMKMTFYGQFVAGEDQESIRPVIQHNRAFGVGSILDYGVEEDLSPEEAERKEMESCTSAAEREGSGTSKRERQYQAHPAFGDRRDGVISARTYFYASEAKCDSHMETFLRCIEASGGASDDGFSAIKLTALGRPQFLLQFSDVLTKWRRFFHQMAAEQGKTGLAAMDTKLEVAVLQESVAKMGIASRTEIENWFTAETLGVSGTLDLLDWNSLIDSRTELSKHLVVPNMQTGQLEPLLSRFTEEEELQLTRMLQRMDILAKKAAEMGVRLMVDAEQTYFQPAISRLTLEMQRKFNVEKPLIFNTYQCYLKDAYDNVTLDVELARREGWCFGAKLVRGAYMAQERTRAAEIGYEDPINPTYEATNAMYHRCLNYVLEELKHNSKAKVMVASHNEDTVHFTLRRMEELGLYPADRQVYFGQLLGMCDQISFPLGQAGFPVYKYVPYGPVMDVLPYLSRRALENSGVMKGAWRERQLLWQELKRRIRTGSLFHRPA, via the exons ATGGCTGCGAGGCGCCTGGTGTCCGCGCTGCGCTCCGGCCCCGCCCGCGTCGCCCCGCTGTCcaccgcgcccgccgcccgggaGCGGCCTGCCGCGGGCCGGGGGGCGGCGccgggctgcggggcggcggAGGCCGCGCGGCCGCCGTGGCCGGTCGTGGACTTCGGGAGCCCCCGGGAGGCGTACCGCAGCCGGCGCAGCGGGGAGCTGGTGCGCGGCTGGCTGGTGCTGCGCCTGTGCGCCTCGCCCTGGCTGCTGGCGCACCACGAGCAG CTGCTCCATCTCACCAGGAGGCTTCTGGGGCAAAGGCTGTTTGAAAAGCTGATGAAGATGACCTTCTACGGGCAGTTTGTGGCCGGCGAGGACCAGGAGTCCATCCGGCCTGTGATCCAGCACAACAGGGCATTTGGAGTGGGCTCCATCTTGGACTATGGGGTGGAGGAGGATCTGAGCCCCGAGGAGGCCGAGCGCAAGGAGATGGA GTCCTGTACTTCGGCTGCTGAGAGGGAGGGCAGTG GTACGAGTAAGAGGGAGAGGCAGTACCAGGCCCACCCGGCCTTCGGAGACCGCAGGGACGGTGTCATCAGTGCCCGCACCTACTTCTATGCCAGTGAAGCCAAGTGTGACAGCCACATGGAGACGTTCCTGCGCTGCATCGAGGCTTCAG GCGGAGCCAGTGATGATGGCTTCTCAGCTATCAAGCTCACTGCGCTGGGGAGACCTCAGTTTCTG CTGCAGTTCTCAGACGTGCTGACCAAGTGGAGACGATTCTTTCACCAAATGGCTGCAGAGCAAGGGAAGACTGGTCTGGCTGCCATGGATACCAAGTTGGAGGTGGCTGTGCTACAG GAAAGTGTGGCAAAGATGGGCATCGCCTCCAGGACGGAGATTGAGAACTGGTTCACTGCGGAGACCCTGGGCGTGTCTGG CACCCTGGACCTGCTGGACTGGAACAGCCTCATCGACAGCAGGACCGAGCTCTCCAAGCACCTGGTGGTTCCTAACATGCAG ACAGGACAGCTGGAGCCTCTGCTGTCACGGTTTACTGAGGAGGAAGAGCTGCAGCTGACGAGGATGCTGCAGAGGATGGACATCCTGGCCAAG AAAGCTGCCGAGATGGGCGTGAGGCTGATGGTGGACGCCGAGCAGACGTACTTCCAGCCGGCCATCAGCCGCCTGACGCTGGAAATGCAGCGCAAGTTCAACGTGGAGAAGCCGCTCATATTCAACACGTACCAGTGCTACCTCAAG GACGCCTATGACAACGTCACCCTGGACGTGGAGCTGGCTCGCCGTGAAGGCTGGTGCTTTGGGGCCAAGCTAGTGCGTGGTGCCTACATGGCCCAGGAACGTACCCGCGCCGCAGAGATCGGCTACGAGGACCCCATCAACCCTACGTACGAGGCCACCAATGCCATGTACCACAG GTGCCTCAACTATGTCCTGGAGGAGCTGAAGCACAACAGCAAGGCCAAAGTGATGGTGGCCTCCCACAATGAAGACACGGTTCACTTCACGCTGCGCAG GATGGAGGAGCTTGGCCTGTACCCTGCCGATCGCCAGGTGTACTTTGGACAGCTACTGGGCATGTGCGACCAGATCAGCTTCCCACTAG GCCAGGCCGGGTTTCCTGTGTACAAGTACGTGCCCTATGGCCCTGTGATGGATGTGCTGCCCTACCTATCTCGGCGTGCCCTGGAGAACAGCGGCGTCATGAAGGGCGCCTGGCGGGAGCGGCAGCTGCTGTGGCAGGAGCTCAAGCGGAGGATCCGCACAGGCAGCCTCTTCCACCGACCAGCCTAG
- the PRODH gene encoding proline dehydrogenase 1, mitochondrial isoform X1, whose product MQGRELLHLTRRLLGQRLFEKLMKMTFYGQFVAGEDQESIRPVIQHNRAFGVGSILDYGVEEDLSPEEAERKEMESCTSAAEREGSGTSKRERQYQAHPAFGDRRDGVISARTYFYASEAKCDSHMETFLRCIEASGGASDDGFSAIKLTALGRPQFLLQFSDVLTKWRRFFHQMAAEQGKTGLAAMDTKLEVAVLQESVAKMGIASRTEIENWFTAETLGVSGTLDLLDWNSLIDSRTELSKHLVVPNMQTGQLEPLLSRFTEEEELQLTRMLQRMDILAKKAAEMGVRLMVDAEQTYFQPAISRLTLEMQRKFNVEKPLIFNTYQCYLKDAYDNVTLDVELARREGWCFGAKLVRGAYMAQERTRAAEIGYEDPINPTYEATNAMYHRCLNYVLEELKHNSKAKVMVASHNEDTVHFTLRRMEELGLYPADRQVYFGQLLGMCDQISFPLGQAGFPVYKYVPYGPVMDVLPYLSRRALENSGVMKGAWRERQLLWQELKRRIRTGSLFHRPA is encoded by the exons ATGCAGGGCAGGGAG CTGCTCCATCTCACCAGGAGGCTTCTGGGGCAAAGGCTGTTTGAAAAGCTGATGAAGATGACCTTCTACGGGCAGTTTGTGGCCGGCGAGGACCAGGAGTCCATCCGGCCTGTGATCCAGCACAACAGGGCATTTGGAGTGGGCTCCATCTTGGACTATGGGGTGGAGGAGGATCTGAGCCCCGAGGAGGCCGAGCGCAAGGAGATGGA GTCCTGTACTTCGGCTGCTGAGAGGGAGGGCAGTG GTACGAGTAAGAGGGAGAGGCAGTACCAGGCCCACCCGGCCTTCGGAGACCGCAGGGACGGTGTCATCAGTGCCCGCACCTACTTCTATGCCAGTGAAGCCAAGTGTGACAGCCACATGGAGACGTTCCTGCGCTGCATCGAGGCTTCAG GCGGAGCCAGTGATGATGGCTTCTCAGCTATCAAGCTCACTGCGCTGGGGAGACCTCAGTTTCTG CTGCAGTTCTCAGACGTGCTGACCAAGTGGAGACGATTCTTTCACCAAATGGCTGCAGAGCAAGGGAAGACTGGTCTGGCTGCCATGGATACCAAGTTGGAGGTGGCTGTGCTACAG GAAAGTGTGGCAAAGATGGGCATCGCCTCCAGGACGGAGATTGAGAACTGGTTCACTGCGGAGACCCTGGGCGTGTCTGG CACCCTGGACCTGCTGGACTGGAACAGCCTCATCGACAGCAGGACCGAGCTCTCCAAGCACCTGGTGGTTCCTAACATGCAG ACAGGACAGCTGGAGCCTCTGCTGTCACGGTTTACTGAGGAGGAAGAGCTGCAGCTGACGAGGATGCTGCAGAGGATGGACATCCTGGCCAAG AAAGCTGCCGAGATGGGCGTGAGGCTGATGGTGGACGCCGAGCAGACGTACTTCCAGCCGGCCATCAGCCGCCTGACGCTGGAAATGCAGCGCAAGTTCAACGTGGAGAAGCCGCTCATATTCAACACGTACCAGTGCTACCTCAAG GACGCCTATGACAACGTCACCCTGGACGTGGAGCTGGCTCGCCGTGAAGGCTGGTGCTTTGGGGCCAAGCTAGTGCGTGGTGCCTACATGGCCCAGGAACGTACCCGCGCCGCAGAGATCGGCTACGAGGACCCCATCAACCCTACGTACGAGGCCACCAATGCCATGTACCACAG GTGCCTCAACTATGTCCTGGAGGAGCTGAAGCACAACAGCAAGGCCAAAGTGATGGTGGCCTCCCACAATGAAGACACGGTTCACTTCACGCTGCGCAG GATGGAGGAGCTTGGCCTGTACCCTGCCGATCGCCAGGTGTACTTTGGACAGCTACTGGGCATGTGCGACCAGATCAGCTTCCCACTAG GCCAGGCCGGGTTTCCTGTGTACAAGTACGTGCCCTATGGCCCTGTGATGGATGTGCTGCCCTACCTATCTCGGCGTGCCCTGGAGAACAGCGGCGTCATGAAGGGCGCCTGGCGGGAGCGGCAGCTGCTGTGGCAGGAGCTCAAGCGGAGGATCCGCACAGGCAGCCTCTTCCACCGACCAGCCTAG
- the LOC112907551 gene encoding protein DGCR6 isoform X2, translating to MERYPGSLDEAVDGARQQERHYQLLSALQSLVKELPSSFQQRLSYTTLSDLALALLDGTVFEIVQGLLEIQHLTEKSLYNQRLRLQNEHRVLRQALRQKHQEAQQACRPHNLPVLQAAQQRELEAVEHRIREEQRAMDQKIVLELDRKVADQQSTLEKAGVAGFYVTTNPQQPFCIPGADTADEPVGTHQEAATEGLPGGQDSPVISWGLCQLPAARHT from the exons ATGGAGCGCTACCCAGGCTCCTTGGACGAGGCTGTGGATGGGGCCCGGCAGCAGGAGCGGCACTACCAGCTGCTGTCCGCGCTGCAGAGCCTAGTGAAAGAGCTGCCCAG CTCGTTCCAGCAGCGCCTGTCCTACACGACGCTCAGCGACCTGGCCCTGGCGCTCCTGGACGGGACCGTGTTCGAGATCGTGCAGGGGCTGCTGGAGATCCAGCACCTCACCGAGAAGAGCCTGTACAACCAGCGCCTGCGGCTGCAGAACGAGCACCGag TGCTCAGGCAGGCGCTGCGACAGAAGCACCAGGAAGCCCAGCAGGCCTGCCGACCCCACAACTTGCCCGTGCTCCAGGCAGCTCAGCAGCGTGAGCTGGAG GCTGTGGAGCACCGGATCCGTGAGGAGCAGCGGGCAATGGACCAGAAGATTGTCCTAGAGTTGGACCGGAAGGTAGCAGACCAGCAGAGCACACTGGAGAAGGCAGGGGTTGCTGGCTTCTATGTGACCACCAACCCACAG CAGCCCTTCTGCATCCCAGGAGCTGACACTGCAGATGAACCTGTTGGAACTCATCAGGAAGCTGCAACAGAGGGGCTGCCAGGCGGGCAAGACAGCCCTGTGATCAGCTGGGGTCTCTGCCAGTTACCTGCTGCCCGTCACACCTGA
- the LOC112907551 gene encoding protein DGCR6 isoform X1 gives MERYPGSLDEAVDGARQQERHYQLLSALQSLVKELPSSFQQRLSYTTLSDLALALLDGTVFEIVQGLLEIQHLTEKSLYNQRLRLQNEHRVLRQALRQKHQEAQQACRPHNLPVLQAAQQRELEAVEHRIREEQRAMDQKIVLELDRKVADQQSTLEKAGVAGFYVTTNPQELTLQMNLLELIRKLQQRGCQAGKTAL, from the exons ATGGAGCGCTACCCAGGCTCCTTGGACGAGGCTGTGGATGGGGCCCGGCAGCAGGAGCGGCACTACCAGCTGCTGTCCGCGCTGCAGAGCCTAGTGAAAGAGCTGCCCAG CTCGTTCCAGCAGCGCCTGTCCTACACGACGCTCAGCGACCTGGCCCTGGCGCTCCTGGACGGGACCGTGTTCGAGATCGTGCAGGGGCTGCTGGAGATCCAGCACCTCACCGAGAAGAGCCTGTACAACCAGCGCCTGCGGCTGCAGAACGAGCACCGag TGCTCAGGCAGGCGCTGCGACAGAAGCACCAGGAAGCCCAGCAGGCCTGCCGACCCCACAACTTGCCCGTGCTCCAGGCAGCTCAGCAGCGTGAGCTGGAG GCTGTGGAGCACCGGATCCGTGAGGAGCAGCGGGCAATGGACCAGAAGATTGTCCTAGAGTTGGACCGGAAGGTAGCAGACCAGCAGAGCACACTGGAGAAGGCAGGGGTTGCTGGCTTCTATGTGACCACCAACCCACAG GAGCTGACACTGCAGATGAACCTGTTGGAACTCATCAGGAAGCTGCAACAGAGGGGCTGCCAGGCGGGCAAGACAGCCCTGTGA